The Prunus persica cultivar Lovell chromosome G8, Prunus_persica_NCBIv2, whole genome shotgun sequence genome includes a region encoding these proteins:
- the LOC18768817 gene encoding disease resistance protein RPM1 produces MASAGVELLIGKIGSFLESRVPLLGGVGDELEHLRSELLTMKAFLEDAERNGALSEVEETWVANVRDLSIDVEDIIDEFKYHENEQRSWDPYTRAFRQTIFLPLNLWERHRITTKLQKLIIKTIRAIPERNQPYGVDRIDGMTNSHGYDPNRVEIFGELSLFFKDDELVGIEDAKEKLVGWLLSGEPQRTVISVVGMGGSGKTTLVANTFNTQTAKFDCYAWVTVSKTYNIEDLLRVLITELFTSTREDVPQDLSNMSYTQMVEILVNYLQPKRYVIVLDDVWDINLWRQIHVAVPDGAHGSRIMLTTRREDIASFSFGAGCHVHHVQPLNENEAWDLFSRKAFSSRPDNCCPPELEPVARDLLGKCQGLPLGIVALGSLMSTKRLASEWTEFYTRLSCELSNNPLLEVVKSILLLSFNDLPYRLKLCFLYFGIFPEDYVIECDRLVRLLMAEGFVEQVAGAKPEEIAEGYVTELTCRCMVQVVKREPFGRAKAFKMHDLLRELALSISKVENFCTIYNEQKTRDDSRAPHRLSMQANYGELQPHGDMSKVRTFFIFAPKMTDSSSFQKLPSGFKLLEVLDLRHVPIVQLPDETVKFFNLKYLNLKGTKVKELPRDIGNLHNLETLDIRHSKIRSLPDGIVKLNNLRHLLMYHCNFEDLFRSYYFFDGTQVPLDICKLKSLQVLDAIELRDGLTKKLAHLTQLTRMSLTNVREADEEDLCKSIESMRLLEHLFVHTSTEDEVLHLDALPSAPSVLNALGLIGKLERVPLWFHSLQNLTALRLHWSRLTEDFLPHIKALPNLAILRLNKAYVGNQLVFHTGFPKLAELYLMDFPQLNVIVIDRGAMPALQTLVITECMGLKQLPKGIEHLTCLQNLSFVSVPNELVERICGEESLDHAKVEHISEISYHYKTELGWLGERLRSSLQWVVRPSSSSVDILTRDGLPFLPGN; encoded by the exons aTGGCATCAGCTGGCGTAGAACTTTTGATCGGCAAAATAGGTTCATTTCTTGAAAGCAGAGTGCCTCTGTTAGGAGGAGTTGGTGATGAACTTGAGCATCTCAGGAGTGAGTTGCTCACCATGAAAGCCTTCTTGGAAGATGCCGAAAGAAACGGAGCTCtcagtgaagttgaggaaacCTGGGTGGCAAATGTGAGGGACCTATCCATCGATGTTGAAGACATCATTGACGAGTTCAAATATCACGAAAATGAACAGAGAAGTTGGGATCCATACACAAGGGCCTTTCGTCAAACTATTTTCTTACCGTTGAACCTTTGGGAAAGGCATCGGATCACCACCAAATTGCAGAAGCTCATCATCAAAACAATCAGAGCCATTCCGGAAAGAAACCAACCTTATGGTGTTGATCGTATAGATGGCATGACTAATTCCCATGGTTACGATCCCAATCGAGTCGAAATCTTCGGTGAGTTATCTCTTTTCTTTAAAGATGATGAACTTGTCGGAATCGAAGATGCTAAAGAGAAGTTAGTTGGATGGTTGCTGTCTGGAGAGCCTCAAAGGACTGTAATTTCTGTGGTTGGTATGGGGGGTTCTGGCAAGACCACCTTAGTTGCAAACACCTTCAACACTCAAACTGCCAAGTTTGATTGCTATGCTTGGGTCACTGTCTCAAAAACTTACAACATTGAAGATCTTTTAAGGGTCTTGATAACAGAACTTTTTACATCAACAAGGGAAGATGTTCCTCAAGACTTGAGCAATATGAGCTACACACAAATGGTGGAAATTCTGGTCAACTATTTGCAGCCAAAGAGGTATGTGATTGTGCTAGACGATGTGTGGGATATTAATCTTTGGAGGCAAATACATGTAGCAGTTCCAGATGGAGCACATGGAAGCCGGATCATGCTCACAACTCGGAGAGAAGACATCGCTTCTTTCTCATTTGGGGCTGGATGTCATGTTCATCACGTTCAGCCTCTTAATGAGAATGAGGCTTGGGATCTCTTTTCCAGGAAAGCTTTCTCTAGCCGGCCTGATAATTGTTGCCCACCAGAGCTTGAACCCGTTGCTAGGGATCTTCTTGGAAAATGCCAAGGCTTACCTCTGGGAATAGTGGCTTTGGGCTCTCTCATGTCAACCAAAAGGCTTGCATCTGAGTGGACGGAATTTTACACTCGTTTGAGTTGTGAGCTAAGTAACAACCCGTTGCTTgaagtagtgaagagcatctTGTTGCTAAGCTTCAATGACTTACCTTACCGACTCAAGCTATGCTTCCTGTATTTCGGCATTTTCCCAGAAGATTACGTGATTGAATGTGATAGGCTTGTTAGATTGTTGATGGCTGAGGGGTTTGTGGAACAAGTTGCAGGGGCTAAGCCAGAAGAGATTGCCGAAGGCTATGTAACGGAGCTCACTTGCCGATGCATGGTACAAGTTGTTAAGAGGGAACCATTTGGACGGGCAAAAGCGTTCAAGATGCATGACCTTTTACGAGAACTTGCTCTTTCAATTTCCAAAGTTGAGAACTTTTGTACCATCTATAATGAGCAAAAAACGAGGGATGATAGCAGAGCTCCCCATCGCTTATCAATGCAAGCAAACTATGGAGAACTACAGCCACACGGAGACATGTCAAAGGTTCGcaccttctttatttttgctcCTAAGATGACtgattcttcttcatttcaaAAATTGCCATCTGGTTTCAAACTGTTAGAGGTCTTGGATCTTAGACATGTCCCGATTGTTCAACTCCCAGATGAAACAGTGAAGTTTTTTAACTTGAAGTATTTAAACTTGAAAGGAACAAAGGTGAAAGAGCTTCCGAGGGACATAGGAAACCTTCATAATTTGGAAACCCTGGACATTAGGCATTCCAAAATTAGGTCACTTCCAGATGGGATTGTTAAGTTAAATAACTTACGACATCTTTTGATGTACCATTGCAATTTTGAAGATCTTTTTAGGTCTTATTATTTCTTTGATGGCACACAAGTACCACTTGACATATGTAAGCTAAAGAGCTTACAAGTTTTGGATGCTATCGAATTACGAGATGGGTTAACCAAAAAACTTGCACACTTGACCCAACTCACACGAATGAGCTTAACAAATGTGAGAGAGGCCGATGAGGAGGACTTGTGCAAGTCCATCGAAAGCATGAGACTCCTTGAACACTTGTTTGTCCATACAAGTACAGAGGATGAAGTGCTACACTTGGATGCATTGCCGTCAGCTCCTTCTGTACTCAACGCACTTGGTCTAATTGGAAAATTAGAGAGGGTTCCGCTTTGGTTTCATTCTCTTCAAAACCTTACAGCACTGAGATTGCATTGGTCAAGATTAACAGAAGATTTTCTTCCTCACATCAAAGCTCTGCCTAATTTGGCCATACTTCGGCTAAACAAGGCATACGTTGGAAATCAATTGGTCTTTCATACAGGATTCCCAAAGCTTGCTGAATTGTACCTAATGGATTTTCCTCAGTTGAATGTGATCGTCATAGATAGGGGGGCGATGCCTGCATTACAGACACTGGTAATTACTGAATGCATGGGGTTAAAGCAATTGCCTAAAGGAATCGAACACCTTACATGTCtccaaaatttgagttttgtaaGTGTTCCTAATGAGCTTGTAGAGCGAATATGCGGAGAAGAAAGCTTGGATCATGCCAAGGTTGAGCACATCTCTGAAATCAGTTATCACTACAAAACTGAACTTGGATGGTTGGGGGAAAGACTGCGATCCTCTCTACAATGGGTTGTTCGACCCTCATCTTCTTCGGTCGACATTCTTACCCGGGATGGGCTACCTTTTTTACCAG GTAATTGA